A DNA window from Sphingomonas changnyeongensis contains the following coding sequences:
- a CDS encoding DUF2147 domain-containing protein produces MKAASALAFAAMIILPQHAAAADRSFGTWKNPQNSVHVRAQPCGPHMCGIVVWASAKAKADARKGGTDPLIGSRLFRDFEQEKPGIWRGTVFVPDIGRSFSGTISVIDDNTLIGKGCLVGRVGCRSQQWTRLRD; encoded by the coding sequence ATGAAAGCCGCCTCCGCGCTGGCCTTTGCGGCGATGATCATCCTGCCCCAGCACGCCGCGGCCGCCGACCGGTCGTTCGGGACGTGGAAAAACCCGCAGAACAGCGTCCATGTGCGCGCGCAGCCCTGCGGCCCGCACATGTGCGGAATCGTGGTCTGGGCAAGCGCCAAGGCAAAGGCGGATGCCCGCAAGGGCGGTACGGATCCGCTGATCGGATCACGCCTGTTCCGGGATTTCGAGCAGGAAAAGCCGGGCATCTGGCGCGGCACGGTGTTCGTGCCCGATATCGGCAGAAGCTTTTCGGGCACGATCAGCGTGATCGACGACAACACCCTGATCGGCAAAGGCTGCCTGGTCGGGCGCGTCGGCTGCCGGTCGCAGCAATGGACACGCTTGCGCGACTGA